In Populus nigra chromosome 10, ddPopNigr1.1, whole genome shotgun sequence, the following proteins share a genomic window:
- the LOC133705882 gene encoding tubby-like F-box protein 3 isoform X1, which translates to MSAIKSIINRSRSHRVVQYSSAPDLSLFGGGCGAETTSCWANLPQELLREVLIRIEESESSWPPRKNVVACAGVCRSWRDITKELVKVPELSGKLTFPISVKQPGPRDFLLQCFIKRCRSAQTYRLYLGLNNALTEDGKFLLAARKCRRPTCTDYIISLDTDDMSKGSNAYVGKLRSNFLGTKFTVFDGQPPHAGAKMTKSRSSRLVNLKQVSPRVPTGNYPVASISYELNVLGSSRGPRRMHCIMDAIPASAVEPGGIAPTQTEFSHHNVDFLPSLPFFRSKSNRVESFQSGSLSSQREGALVLKNKAPRWHEQLQCWCLNFHGRVTVASVKNFQLVVSPENGPAGPEHENIILQFGKVGKDLFTMDYRYPISAFQAFALCLSSFDTKIACE; encoded by the exons ATGTCAGCTATTAAGAGCATAATTAACAGGTCAAGATCACACAGGGTGGTCCAGTACAGCTCAGCGCCAGACCTGAGTCTGTTTGGAGGTGGATGTGGTGCAGAAACCACTTCATGTTGGGCTAATTTGCCACAAGAATTATTAAGAGAAGTGCTTATTAGAATAGAAGAATCGGAGAGCAGTTGGCCACCAAGAAAAAATGTGGTGGCTTGTGCTGGGGTTTGTAGGAGTTGGAGAGATATAACTAAAGAGTTAGTTAAAGTCCCTGAACTTTCTGGCAAACTCACTTTCCCGATATCTGTCAAGCAG CCTGGTCCAAGGGATTTTCTCCTTCAGTGCTTCATAAAGCGGTGCAGATCCGCTCAAACATACCGTCTTTATCTTGGTCTAAATAATG CATTAACTGAAGACGGGAAGTTCCTTCTTGCTGCGCGCAAGTGTAGACGCCCCACCTGCACGGATTATATCATTTCTCTAGATACTGATGATATGTCAAAGGGAAGCAATGCTTATGTTGGGAAACTTAG ATCCAATTTTCTCGGAACCAAGTTCACGGTCTTTGATGGACAGCCCCCTCATGCTGGAGCCAAGATGACAAAAAGTCGCTCCTCAAGGCTAGTAAATTTGAAACAAGTTTCTCCAAGAGTCCCTACTGGCAATTACCCAGTGGCTAGCATCTCATATGAATTGAATGTATTGGGTTCCAG CAGGGGTCCTAGGAGAATGCATTGCATTATGGATGCCATCCCTGCTTCTGCCGTTGAACCTGGTGGAATAGCTCCCACACAGACCGAGTTTTCTCATCACAATGTAGATTTCTTACCATCACTGCCCTTTTTCCGGTCAAAGTCAAACCGAGTTGAGAGCTTTCAATCAGGATCCTTGTCCAGTCAGAGAGAAGGAGCTTTGGTGCTGAAAAACAAGGCTCCAAGGTGGCATGAACAGCTCCAGTGTTGGTGTTTAAACTTCCATGGACGGGTTACAGTTGCTTCAGTGAAAAACTTTCAGTTGGTTGTTTCCCCAGAAAATGGACCAGCCGGGCCAGAACATGAGAATATCATCCTCCAATTTGGCAAAGTTGGAAAGGATTTGTTTACCATGGATTACCGCTATCCAATCTCCGCATTCCAAGCATTTGCACTGTGCCTCAGTAGCTTTGACACCAAAATAGCTTGTGAATGA
- the LOC133705882 gene encoding tubby-like F-box protein 3 isoform X2, with translation MSAIKSIINRSRSHRVVQYSSAPDLSLFGGGCGAETTSCWANLPQELLREVLIRIEESESSWPPRKNVVACAGVCRSWRDITKELVKVPELSGKLTFPISVKQPGPRDFLLQCFIKRCRSAQTYRLYLGLNNALTEDGKFLLAARKCRRPTCTDYIISLDTDDMSKGSNAYVGKLRSNFLGTKFTVFDGQPPHAGAKMTKSRSSRLVNLKQVSPRVPTGNYPVASISYELNVLGSRGPRRMHCIMDAIPASAVEPGGIAPTQTEFSHHNVDFLPSLPFFRSKSNRVESFQSGSLSSQREGALVLKNKAPRWHEQLQCWCLNFHGRVTVASVKNFQLVVSPENGPAGPEHENIILQFGKVGKDLFTMDYRYPISAFQAFALCLSSFDTKIACE, from the exons ATGTCAGCTATTAAGAGCATAATTAACAGGTCAAGATCACACAGGGTGGTCCAGTACAGCTCAGCGCCAGACCTGAGTCTGTTTGGAGGTGGATGTGGTGCAGAAACCACTTCATGTTGGGCTAATTTGCCACAAGAATTATTAAGAGAAGTGCTTATTAGAATAGAAGAATCGGAGAGCAGTTGGCCACCAAGAAAAAATGTGGTGGCTTGTGCTGGGGTTTGTAGGAGTTGGAGAGATATAACTAAAGAGTTAGTTAAAGTCCCTGAACTTTCTGGCAAACTCACTTTCCCGATATCTGTCAAGCAG CCTGGTCCAAGGGATTTTCTCCTTCAGTGCTTCATAAAGCGGTGCAGATCCGCTCAAACATACCGTCTTTATCTTGGTCTAAATAATG CATTAACTGAAGACGGGAAGTTCCTTCTTGCTGCGCGCAAGTGTAGACGCCCCACCTGCACGGATTATATCATTTCTCTAGATACTGATGATATGTCAAAGGGAAGCAATGCTTATGTTGGGAAACTTAG ATCCAATTTTCTCGGAACCAAGTTCACGGTCTTTGATGGACAGCCCCCTCATGCTGGAGCCAAGATGACAAAAAGTCGCTCCTCAAGGCTAGTAAATTTGAAACAAGTTTCTCCAAGAGTCCCTACTGGCAATTACCCAGTGGCTAGCATCTCATATGAATTGAATGTATTGGGTTCCAG GGGTCCTAGGAGAATGCATTGCATTATGGATGCCATCCCTGCTTCTGCCGTTGAACCTGGTGGAATAGCTCCCACACAGACCGAGTTTTCTCATCACAATGTAGATTTCTTACCATCACTGCCCTTTTTCCGGTCAAAGTCAAACCGAGTTGAGAGCTTTCAATCAGGATCCTTGTCCAGTCAGAGAGAAGGAGCTTTGGTGCTGAAAAACAAGGCTCCAAGGTGGCATGAACAGCTCCAGTGTTGGTGTTTAAACTTCCATGGACGGGTTACAGTTGCTTCAGTGAAAAACTTTCAGTTGGTTGTTTCCCCAGAAAATGGACCAGCCGGGCCAGAACATGAGAATATCATCCTCCAATTTGGCAAAGTTGGAAAGGATTTGTTTACCATGGATTACCGCTATCCAATCTCCGCATTCCAAGCATTTGCACTGTGCCTCAGTAGCTTTGACACCAAAATAGCTTGTGAATGA
- the LOC133705881 gene encoding glucose-1-phosphate adenylyltransferase large subunit 3, chloroplastic/amyloplastic, with product MTVSADVRFSLSAAAAGQLHGARGLGVRRYCSRLVKFGNGELMGNKLKLNQLHQGTSTLAVRISKQQVCMSLTTDVAMESRLRDLEMEKRDPRTVVAVILGGGAGTRLFPLTKRRAKPAVPIGGSYRLIDVPMSNCINSGINKVYILTQYNSASLNRHLARAYNLGNGVSFGDGFVEALAATQTPGEAGKKWFQGTADAVRQFHWLFEGPRSKEIEDVLILSGDHLYRMDYMDFVQNHRQGGADITLSCLPMDDSRASDFGLMKIDNKGRVLSFSEKPKGVDLKAMEVDTTVLGLSKEEALKKPYIASMGVYVFKKEILLNLLRWRFPTANDFGSEIIPASAKEFYMKAYLFNDYWEDIGTIRSFFAANLALTEHPPRFSFYDATKPMYTSRRNLPPSKIDNSKIVDSIISHGSFLNNCFIEHSVIGIRSRINSNAHLQDTVMLGADFYETEAEVASVVAEGSVPVGIGENTKIKECIIDKNARIGKNVVIANSEGIQEADRSMEGFYIRSGVTVILKNSVIQDGTVI from the exons ATGACAGTCTCTGCCGATGTCCGGTTCTCCCTCTCAGCTGCAGCTGCTGGCCAGTTGCATGGCGCCAGAGGATTGGGAGTGAGGAGATATTGCTCGAGACTTGTGAAGTTTGGCAATGGAGAGTTGATGGGAAATAAGTTGAAGTTAAACCAACTTCATCAAGGAACTAGTACTCTTGCTGTTAGAATTTCTAAGCAACAAGTTTGCATGTCTCTTACTACTGATGTAGCAATGGAGTCCAGG TTGAGGGACCTAGAGATGGAAAAAAGGGATCCACGGACAGTCGTGGCTGTTATTCTTGGTGGAGGAGCCGGTACTCGTCTTTTCCCTCTGACAAAGCGCCGAGCCAAACCTGCT GTCCCAATCGGAGGTTCATACAGACTGATAGATGTGCCAATGAGCAACTGCATCAATAGTGGAATCAACAAGGTATACATCCTCACTCAATACAACTCAGCATCACTAAATAGGCATCTTGCTCGTGCCTACAACCTCGGTAATGGAGTCAGTTTTGGAGATGGTTTTGTAGAG GCCCTGGCAGCTACTCAAACTCCTGGAGAGGCAGGTAAAAAGTGGTTCCAGGGCACCGCTGATGCTGTGCGGCAATTTCATTGGCTTTTTGAG GGCCCAAGAAGCAAGGAGATTGAGGATGTGCTAATTCTTTCTGGAGATCACTTGTATCGAATGGACTACATGGACTTTGTGCAG AATCATCGGCAGGGTGGTGCAGATATTACTCTCTCTTGTCTACCGATGGATGATAG CCGGGCCTCAGATTTTGGTCTCATGAAGATTGACAATAAGGGGAGAGTCCTTTCATTCAGTGAAAAACCGAAGGGGGTTGACCTGAAGGCAATG GAAGTCGATACGACAGTATTGGGGCTTTCGAAGGAAGAGGCTTTAAAGAAACCATACATTGCTTCAATGGGAGTGTATGTCTTCAAGAAGGAGATACTTTTGAACCTTTTAAG GTGGCGTTTTCCAACTGCAAATGACTTTGGATCAGAGATAATTCCAGCTTCGGCAAAAGAATTTTATATGAAG GCGTATCTCTTCAATGATTATTGGGAAGACATAGGAACCATCAGATCCTTCTTTGCAGCAAATCTTGCCCTCACTGAGCAT CCTCCAAGGTTTAGTTTCTATGATGCAACAAAGCCAATGTATACATCACGAAGAAACCTGCCCCCGTCCAAGATTGACAATAGCAAG atAGTTGATTCAATCATATCTCATGGAAGTTTCTTAAACAACTGCTTCATCGAACACAGTGTAATTGGTATCCGATCTCGAATTAACTCAAATGCCCACTTACAG GATACAGTAATGCTTGGTGCTGACTTTTATGAAACGGAAGCTGAAGTGGCATCAGTGGTTGCGGAAGGAAGTGTACCGGTTGGGATaggagaaaacacaaaaatcaa AGAATGCATAATTGATAAAAATGCCAGAATTGGGAAGAATGTCGTTATTGCAAATTCAGAG GGCATACAAGAGGCCGATAGATCCATGGAAGGCTTCTACATCCGATCTGGTGTTACGGTCATATTAAAGAACTCTGTTATTCAAGATGGAActgtaatataa
- the LOC133704190 gene encoding uncharacterized GPI-anchored protein At3g06035-like — protein sequence MASSRFSLLFPFFVFFIILCLISHPVICDGDEEDALLQGINNYRTSFNLTTLTKNDNAECLAEEIADQFKNQPCTNTTGSNTVPGTEPQFPNYPSLLAKCHLNVSNTRDGAVMPACVPHLDPSLVLTNFTRTPYSDNLNDTKFTGAGIGSDGNWIVVVLTTSTPEGSYVTSKTDGSDYNAANLTAKNTGLIYHLLFLLIGSLFLL from the exons atggCATCTTCAagattttctcttctcttcccattctttgttttcttcattattcTCTGCTTGATCAGTCACCCTGTCATTTGTGACG GTGATGAGGAGGATGCCCTTCTTCAAGGGATTAACAACTACAGGACATCCTTCAATTTGACTACCCTCACAAAAAATGATAACGCAGAGTGCCTTGCTGAGGAGATTGCTGACCAATTTAAGAACCAACCTTGTACAAACACCACGGGTTCCAACACAGTACCAGGCACTGAGCCGCAGTTCCCCAATTACCCGAGCCTTCTAGCCAAATGCCATTTGAATGTCTCCAACACAAGGGATGGAGCTGTGATGCCTGCTTGTGTTCCCCACCTGGATCCAAGTCTTGTGCTCACTAACTTCACACGGACTCCATACTCCGATAACCTTAATGATACTAAGTTTACAGGAGCTGGGATTGGTTCTGATGGTAACTGGATCGTTGTTGTTCTGACCACAAGCACACCTGAGGGAAGTTATGTGACTTCCAAGACAGACGGTTCGGATTACAATGCAGCCAATTTGACCGCCAAGAATACTGGTCTAATCTATCACTTACTGTTTTTGCTAATAGGTTCTCTCTTCTTGTTGTGA
- the LOC133705897 gene encoding mitochondrial outer membrane protein porin of 36 kDa-like codes for MGKGPGLYGDIGKKARDLLYKDYQSDHKFTVTTYTSTGVALTSTGIKKGDLFLADVSGQLKNKNITTDIKVDTNSNLLTTITIDEPAPGLKTIFSFKVPDQRSGKVELQYQHEYAGISTSLGLTANPIVNFSGVIGSNVVSLGTDLSFDTATGNFTKYNAGLSYTNADLIASLTVNDKGDTLTASYYHTVRPLTSTAVGAELTRSFSSNENTLTIGTQHALDPLTTVKARLNNYGKASALIQHEWRPKSLFTISGEVDTKAIEKSAKIGLALALKP; via the exons atggGAAAAGGCCCAGGTCTCTACGGCGATATTGGCAAGAAAGCTAGAG ATCTTCTCTATAAAGATTACCAGAGCGACCACAAGTTCACTGTCACTACTTATACCTCAACTGGAGTT GCACTCACTTCAACTGGGATCAAGAAAGGTGATCTGTTTTTAGCAGATGTCAGCGGTCAGCTAAAGAACAAGAACATCACAACTGATATAAAAGTGGACACAAACTCCAAT CTTCTCACAACTATTACTATTGACGAACCTGCTCCTGGGCTCAAGACCATCTTTAGCTTCAAAGTCCCTGATCAGAGATCTGGCAAG GTGGAACTCCAGTACCAGCATGAGTATGCTGGGATAAGCACTAGCCTTGGGTTGACTGCAAATCCCATTGTTAACTTCTCAGGGGTGATCGGGAGTAATGTTGTTTCTCTAGGGACGGATCTCTCATTTGATACTGCTACTGGGAACTTCACTAAATACAATGCAGGGTTGAGTTATACAAATGCTGACCTGATTGCTTCTCTGACAGT CAATGATAAGGGAGACACCCTTACTGCTTCCTACTACCACACAGTGAGACCATTGACCAGTACAGCCGTTGGTGCAGAGCTGACCCGTAGTTTTTCAAGCAATGAAAACACATTGACCATTGGCACGCAGCATGCACTCGACCCCCTGACTACAGTGAAGGCTCGGTTGAACAACTATGGGAAAGCGAGTGCTCTTATCCAGCATGAGTGGCGCCCCAAGTCTCTCTTCACAATCTCGGGGGAGGTTGATACGAAGGCAATTGAAAAGAGCGCTAAGATTGGATTGGCCTTGGCTCTCAAGCCCTAG
- the LOC133705160 gene encoding 2-oxoadipate dioxygenase/decarboxylase, chloroplastic, whose translation MTTKMLSLYSTTMTEKMPSLYLSTINPHFSIISWKKKSFPVTGSRNLFTTTVHASRSKVDHQISRSQGHEEESLLLMRSVLGSMERVYLKRNPTAKAILDLVKSVDDADHICYDHLAFRTFGVKGHGIESMASFFLDYGYKQQEELRFPAKKLKALWFSPPSGLPHEDAATGSGVNGPLPRIFISELLVDQLSPQAQEIIEKYIETSGSGYKHATLASALGSLTWKKPFFSDFQQLAKESEYAAWTLVNGYALNHVTISTHRLKTHLTNIRALNQFLQENGFKLNSEGGALKVSPDGLLLQSSTVADSISFKFSDGFTESVPCSYIEFAERLVLPQYKNLRKEEVKEFHRRDGFEVGNADKIFESTSKEQLTRRTG comes from the exons ATGACGACGAAGATGCTCTCACTGTACTCAACAACGATGACGGAGAAGATGCCCTCACTGTACTTATCAACGATCAATCCTCACTTTTCCATAATCTCAtggaagaaaaaatcatttcccGTGACCGGAAGTCGGAATCTCTTCACCACCACCGTTCATGCCTCAAGATCTAAAGTTGATCATCAGATTTCCAGATCTCAG ggACATGAAGAAGAATCATTATTGTTGATGAGGAGTGTATTAGGAAGCATGGAAAGGGTTTATTTGAAGAGAAATCCAACAGCAAAAGCTATACTAGACTTGGTTAAGTCGGTTGATGATGCTGACCATATCTGCTATGATCATCTTGCTTTCAGGACCTTTGgg gTGAAGGGTCATGGGATTGAGTCCATGGCAAGTTTCTTCCTGGATTATGGGTATAAACAACAGGAGGAGCTGAGATTTCCTGCAAAAAAGTTGAAAGCTCTGTGGTTTTCACCTCCCAGTGGCCTCCCGCATGAGGATGCTGCCACTGGCAGTGGTGTTAATGGCCCTTTGCCAAGAATTTTTATATCAGAGCTTCTCGTTGATCAATTAAGTCCACAAGCTCAA gaaattattgaaaaatacataGAAACATCAGGCAGTGGATACAAGCATGCAACTCTTGCTAGTGCTCTGGGGTCGTTAACATGGAAGAAGCCCTTCTTTTCTGACTTTCAGCAATTGGCAAA GGAGAGTGAATATGCTGCCTGGACACTTGTCAATGGTTATGCACTCAACCATGTCACTATTTCCACTCATCGCCTGAAAACTCACTTGACAAATATCAGAGCCCTCAACCAGTTCCTCCAAGAGAATGGATTCAAACTGAATTCTGAAGGGGGTGCTCTCAAAG TGAGCCCTGATGGTCTCCTGCTTCAAAGCTCAACTGTAGCCGACTCAATCTCTTTCAAGTTTTCTGATGGCTTCACTGAATCAGTTCCCTGCTCATACATAGAGTTTGCCGAACGCCTTGTGTTGCCACAATATAAAAATCTACGCAAGGAAGAG GTCAAGGAGTTTCACAGGCGAGATGGGTTTGAGGTTGGAAATGCAGATAAGATTTTTGAGAGCACATCCAAAGAGCAATTGACAAGGCGAACTGGGTGA
- the LOC133705159 gene encoding serine/threonine-protein kinase PBL34-like gives MGLGSEEGKVKSSWDVCKSKERKKKDGTKAGCWVKLRLVGSCISSRSKVDSSVSGTSTHFESKSINDTSTDQPAVPVVSSSTTSNTESNSSLSKLEEELKVASRLRKFTFNDLKLATRNFRPESLLGEGGFGCVFKGWIEENGTAPVKPGTGLTVAVKTLNHDGLQGHKEWLAEVNYLGDLVHPNLVKLIGYCIEDDQRLLVYEFMPRGSLENHLFRRSLPLPWSIRMKIALGAAKGLAFLHEEAERPVIYRDFKTSNILLDADYNAKLSDFGLAKDAPEGDKTHVSTRVMGTYGYAAPEYVMTGHLTSRSDVYSFGVVLLEMITGRRSMDKNRPNGEHNLVEWARPYLGERRRFYRLIDPRLQGHFSIKGAQKAAQLAAHCLSRDPKARPLMSEVVDTLKPLPNLKDMASSSYYFQTMQGDRVGSSPNAKNGVRSQAGLLSRNGHQQRSFSIPHGPHASPFHHQYPHQSPKPSGKP, from the exons ATGGGTTTAGGCAGTGAAGAAGGTAAAGTGAAGTCTTCTTGGgatgtgtgcaaatcaaaggagaggaagaagaaagatggtaCAAAGGCGGGATGTTGGGTCAAGTTAAGGCTTGTTGGGAGCTGCATTTCGTCAAGATCCAAAGTTGACAGCTCTGTTAGTGGGACTAGTACCCATTTTG AAAGTAAATCCATAAATGATACAAGCACAGACCAACCAGCTGTTCCTGTTGTCTCATCGTCAACCACAAGCAACACAGAAAGTAATTCATCCCTTTCCAAACTTGAAGAGGAGCTTAAAGTTGCTTCTCGACTGCGGAAGTTCACATTTAATGATCTCAAGCTGGCAACTCGAAATTTTAGACCTGAGAGTCTTCTTGGTGAAGGTGGCTTTGGTTGTGTTTTCAAGGGATGGATTGAAGAAAATGGAACTGCTCCGGTGAAACCTGGTACTGGCCTTACCGTTGCTGTTAAAACCCTTAATCATGATGGGCTCCAGGGTCATAAAGAATGGCTG GCTGAAGTAAATTACCTTGGTGATCTTGTTCATCCTAACCTGGTTAAACTGATTGGTTACTGCATTGAAGATGATCAAAGGCTGCTAGTTTACGAGTTCATGCCTCGAGGAAGCTTGGAGAACCACCTATTTCGAC GGTCCCTACCTCTTCCATGGTCTATAAGAATGAAAATCGCTCTTGGTGCTGCCAAAGGTCTTGCCTTTCTTCATGAAGAAGCTGAAAGGCCAGTGATTTATCGTGATTTCAAAACCTCCAATATATTATTAGATGCG GATTACAATGCCAAGCtttctgattttggacttgccAAAGATGCTCCTGAGGGAGATAAGACCCATGTATCAACCCGGGTGATGGGAACTTATGGTTATGCAGCCCCAGAGTATGTAATGACCG GACATCTTACATCAAGGAGCGACGTCTACAGTTTTGGTGTGGTCTTGCTTGAAATGATAACCGGCAGGAGATCCATGGATAAGAACCGTCCTAATGGAGAGCATAATCTTGTTGAGTGGGCGAGGCCATATCTaggagagagaagaagattCTACCGGCTGATAGACCCTCGACTTCAAGGTCACTTTTCAATAAAAGGAGCCCAGAAAGCTGCACAGCTGGCTGCTCATTGCCTTAGCAGGGATCCCAAAGCCAGGCCTCTAATGAGTGAAGTGGTCGACACATTGAAGCCTCTGCCCAACCTCAAGGACATGGCAAGCTCATCGTATTATTTCCAGACCATGCAAGGTGACCGGGTTGGGTCTAGCCCAAATGCCAAAAATGGTGTCCGCTCACAGGCTGGATTGTTATCTCGGAATGGGCACCAACAAAGGAGTTTTTCAATACCACATGGTCCCCATGCTTCTCCTTTCCACCATCAATATCCCCACCAATCTCCAAAACCCAGTGGCAAACCATAG